Part of the Salinigranum rubrum genome is shown below.
CGTCCTGCGGGGGCGAGCAGGTCCCGTCGCGCGTCCGTGTCGTCCCCGGACGGGTCGTCTCGGCCACGACGACCACCTCGTACCCCTGGTCGAGCGCGGTGCGCGCCGTCGATGCCACCTCGTGGTTCGTGTGCCCGCCACAGAGGACGAGCCGTCGAATCCTGCGCGACTCGAGTTCTCGTCGGACGTGGTCGTCACGGAGCGCGTCGAAGCGGTGGCCGTCGGGCGGGCGGGACGCGAGGGGCCGTGTGTCCCCCGCTCGGTGGGACGACACCTGTCCGCCGTCGACGCCCGCCTCGTGGGCATCGGGCGTGACCGCGACGAAGTGCCATCCGTTCCGTACGCCCGCGGAGCGAAGCTGCCGTATCGTCTCGTCTCGTCTTCGGTCTCCGGTTCCCGTCGCCCCGGAGAAGACGATGACACCCGTCTCGCAGTCGTCGGGCGCACGTAGCGGTGTGCTGTGGTCGTGGTTCATACGCGTGCGTTGAGAGCGGGGTGTTCAGTCGCCATTGGAGAAGGGCCGGAGCTGTTCGATCTGTTTGAGGATCTGCGCCAACTCCTCGCCGGTCTCGGTGAGCGAGTACCGCGTCGACGGCGGCTTCGTGTCGAGGACCTCCCGCTGGATCACGCCCTCGTCTTCGAGTTGCGTGAGTCGCCGCGAGAGCATCGTCGCCGTGATGCCGTCGAGTTCGCGCTTGATCTCGTTGAAGCCGTAGTCGTCGATGAGGAGCAAGCGGAGGACGTGGAACGTCCACTTGCAGCTCAGGATCGACCACAGCCCGTGCCACTCGCGCTTCCAGTCGAGTTCTTCGTATTCACACATTCGTGGGTGGGTTCTCCATCCGGGCCCGTGTCTACTCTCGAGAGAGACCGACGTCGTGACCGAACGAGGCGGTTCGAGCGGTGCGTCGACCTCTCTCCGTCGGGTCTGGTGTCGAGCGCGTGCGATCACGCGCACTCCGCGCCGCGTCGACAGGGGGATGTCGGCGGGCCCGACCGTGCGGCGCACAGACTGTCTATGGAGTACGCCCCACTATGAAATGAGTACTACCCTGTCTCGGAGGTAGTACCGCAGATGGTACCTCCCCCTCTCACGAGCGAGGGGTCGACGGACAGGATTCACACACTCGACGGCGGGCGGGTGTTCGCATCCGGACGAGAGACGCCGTGCGGGGGCGTGTGCAACGGGGGTACCGGCCCCACACGAGGTGTTACCGTCGCCACACGACGACGATACCGTCGCACTGCGTGCACTGGTAGTAGTACGTCAGGCCGTTCGTCGAGGCCAACTCCAGGGAGTCTCGGGGGTGGGCGCACTCGTCGCTCCCGCCGATGGCCTTCACTCCGGGCGCTGCGGTCTCGGGTGCTGAAGCGTTTGACACACTCTTCCGTAGGCGCGTAAATGACATATATCAAACAGTACCGGGGGCGAGAGGGAGTACCGTTCGCGGTACGACCTCCGCGGTGGAAGAGCGGAGGGAGGAGGTATCGGTATGTGTGCGAAGGGCCGGGACGCCGTTCGAGGCGAGGTGTCTCGGCGGTTCGTCGTGGGCCGGACGAGTCAGCGAGGGGTGGTAGCGAGTCCCGGCGCGTCCCGCGGTGGTGGGTGAGAGACGCGGCCATCGAAGTCGAGACGGCCCAGACGCCACCGTCGGTACCACCGGCGGAGTCGTGACTCCGGCGTCGTGAAGACGATTCGGTCGGCCTCGTACGCCCTGGCGACCGCAGCGACAGTCCGGAGTTCGTCGCCGACGCGGCCCAGGACCGTCACGTCTGGACCGAGAGAACGCAGGACCTCGTCGGTGTACGCCTGTGCGTGTCGCTCGGCGGACTCCTCGCCCTGTGACCGCGAGTACTCCATCCCGAGGTCGGGAAGCGAGGCGTACACTGCCTGTCGCTTCCTGAACGCGCGCTCGGAC
Proteins encoded:
- a CDS encoding winged helix-turn-helix transcriptional regulator — translated: MCEYEELDWKREWHGLWSILSCKWTFHVLRLLLIDDYGFNEIKRELDGITATMLSRRLTQLEDEGVIQREVLDTKPPSTRYSLTETGEELAQILKQIEQLRPFSNGD